The following proteins are co-located in the Nomia melanderi isolate GNS246 chromosome 1, iyNomMela1, whole genome shotgun sequence genome:
- the LOC116423884 gene encoding uncharacterized protein LOC116423884 isoform X2 produces MRIRKPGRRCTWRYRTSFRIVYYYNFALKDYGDATMGKLLDMVKVVAFGVQEGRVAIHCHAGLGRTGVLIACYLIYSLRVRANDAIRFVRMKRPSAIQTRGQILCIQEFEHFVLPQMIVFPLSSAIGDRKPCSLQSHLKKQHNVLHGYEQRTFKHIPKIVFTICERILQLCDCQEDNSPCEIKFEVSSASFTHRFISHVLEKLRDSKGNIRHSYSWAESLADSSLDFSSSAKACASGSQASSRGTSDDIGRLSDVFCTSPDTPSCDSTFPGLDDNCVDDVLGDGIHCQDLIDNDCYKEIQSHIDLKAAAQNAAFESVSTEEAIRALIRDNATLPDKTKKRLQNYQADLNNRSTAWQRLQLETDLDVLSGLLFEWLETLKRPLLDIDSLSYIVVWNSRPQRCLEKLPACNRYLLEYLLRFITRLRPMTAESQSLLTKRFMATLTQQSIWIKSAFYPSNKNFHKLRRGTAAKLNEFFIRLMNLIEEVNTQETEKPSWTSKWELVSNQLGQIDTKDEQAICSD; encoded by the exons ATGAGAATCCGAAAGCCTGGCCGCCGGTGCACATGGCGATACAGAACATCTTTTCGCATTG TTTACTATTACAATTTCGCGCTGAAGGACTACGGGGATGCGACCATGGGCAAGCTCCTGGATATGGTCAAGGTCGTGGCTTTCGGGGTGCAAGAGGGACGAGTCGCGATCCACTGTCATGCCG GCCTGGGCAGGACCGGTGTTCTCATCGCGTGCTACCTCATTTACAGTCTTCGTGTGCGGGCGAACGACGCGATTAGGTTCGTCCGCATGAAACGGCCGTCCGCGATACAGACGCGGGGACAGATACTCTGTATCCAGGAGTTCGAGCACTTCGTTCTTCCCCAGATGATAGTGTTCCCTTTGAGCAGCGCTATAGGGGATCGGAAACCTTGCAGTCTCCAATCGCACCTGAAGAAGCAGCACAACGTACTGCACGGCTACGAGCAGCGTACCTTCAAACACATTCCAAAG ATAGTCTTCACAATTTGCGAGAGAATCCTCCAGCTCTGCGACTGCCAGGAGGACAATTCGCCCTGCGAAATTAAATTCGAGGTGTCCAGCGCGTCTTTCACGCATCGGTTCATATCGCACGTGTTGGAGAAGCTGCGGGACAGCAAGGGGAACATCAGGCACTCTTATTCGTGGGCTGAGTCGCTCGCCGACTCGTCTCTAGATTTCTCCA GTTCCGCGAAAGCCTGCGCGAGTGGCAGCCAGGCGTCTTCGAGGGGCACTTCCGACGACATTGGACGACTGAGCGACGTGTTCTGCACCTCTCCGGATACTCCATCTTGCGACTCCACCTTCCCAG GTCTCGATGACAACTGCGTGGACGACGTCCTCGGCGACGGGATCCACTGTCAGGATCTCATCGATAACGATTGCTACAAGGAGATCCAGTCGCATATAGATCTGAAGGCTGCTGCTCAGAACGCAGCCTTCGAAAGCGTGAGCACGGAGGAAGCCATCAGAGCTTTGATCAGGGACAACGCAACGTTGCCTGATAAGACGAAGAAACGTTTGCAGAATTACCAG GCGGATCTGAACAACAGATCGACAGCCTGGCAAAGGCTGCAGCTGGAGACCGACCTAGACGTCTTGTCAGGACTGCTGTTCGAATGGCTGGAGACGTTGAAGCGACCGTTGCTCGACATAGACAGTCTAAGTTACATCGTCGTCTGGAACTCGAGGCCTCAGCGATGCCTCGAGAAGTTGCCGGCCTGCAACAGATACCTGTTAGAGTATCTCCTTCGATTCATCACTCGACTGAGGCCGATGACAGCCGAGAGCCAGAGTTTGCTAACGAAACGCTTCATGGCCACCCTCACGCAACAGAGTATCTGGATCAAGAGTGCCTTCTATCCTTCCA ATAAGAATTTCCATAAGCTCCGCCGGGGGACCGCGGCGAAGCTCAACGAATTTTTCATCAGGCTGATGAACCTGATCGAGGAGGTGAACACGCAGGAAACGGAGAAACCCTCGTGGACGTCCAAATGGGAATTGGTGTCCAACCAATTGGGGCAAATCGACACGAAGGACGAGCAGGCGATTTGCTCCGATTAG
- the LOC116423884 gene encoding uncharacterized protein LOC116423884 isoform X1 has protein sequence MDVTSLVPAGLLAGQVDLFEVQAGYNKFSENLRRYTPQAIQCAIFCGGSRCKYENPKAWPPVHMAIQNIFSHWVTDDVLAMARPNTEQIIKKDIIAQFQGWSIKTIINLQTPGEHASCGGPLEESGFTYDPNVFMRNGIYYYNFALKDYGDATMGKLLDMVKVVAFGVQEGRVAIHCHAGLGRTGVLIACYLIYSLRVRANDAIRFVRMKRPSAIQTRGQILCIQEFEHFVLPQMIVFPLSSAIGDRKPCSLQSHLKKQHNVLHGYEQRTFKHIPKIVFTICERILQLCDCQEDNSPCEIKFEVSSASFTHRFISHVLEKLRDSKGNIRHSYSWAESLADSSLDFSSSAKACASGSQASSRGTSDDIGRLSDVFCTSPDTPSCDSTFPGLDDNCVDDVLGDGIHCQDLIDNDCYKEIQSHIDLKAAAQNAAFESVSTEEAIRALIRDNATLPDKTKKRLQNYQADLNNRSTAWQRLQLETDLDVLSGLLFEWLETLKRPLLDIDSLSYIVVWNSRPQRCLEKLPACNRYLLEYLLRFITRLRPMTAESQSLLTKRFMATLTQQSIWIKSAFYPSNKNFHKLRRGTAAKLNEFFIRLMNLIEEVNTQETEKPSWTSKWELVSNQLGQIDTKDEQAICSD, from the exons ATGGATGTAACTTCACTGGTACCGGCTGGTCTTCTCGCGGGTCAAGTGGACCTGTTCGAGGTGCAAGCCGGTTACAATAAATTCTCCGAAAACTTGCGAAGGTACACGCCGCAGGCAATACAGTGCGCGATCTTCTGCGGTGGATCCAGATGCAAGTATGAGAATCCGAAAGCCTGGCCGCCGGTGCACATGGCGATACAGAACATCTTTTCGCATTG GGTGACCGACGACGTGCTCGCGATGGCACGGCCGAACACCGAGCAAATCATAAAGAAAGACATAATCGCGCAATTCCAAGGGTGGAGTATAAAAACCATAATAAACTTGCAAACGCCGGGCGAGCATGCGAGCTGCGGCGGCCCGCTCGAGGAAAGCGGTTTCACTTACGACCCCAACGTCTTCATGAGAAACGGCA TTTACTATTACAATTTCGCGCTGAAGGACTACGGGGATGCGACCATGGGCAAGCTCCTGGATATGGTCAAGGTCGTGGCTTTCGGGGTGCAAGAGGGACGAGTCGCGATCCACTGTCATGCCG GCCTGGGCAGGACCGGTGTTCTCATCGCGTGCTACCTCATTTACAGTCTTCGTGTGCGGGCGAACGACGCGATTAGGTTCGTCCGCATGAAACGGCCGTCCGCGATACAGACGCGGGGACAGATACTCTGTATCCAGGAGTTCGAGCACTTCGTTCTTCCCCAGATGATAGTGTTCCCTTTGAGCAGCGCTATAGGGGATCGGAAACCTTGCAGTCTCCAATCGCACCTGAAGAAGCAGCACAACGTACTGCACGGCTACGAGCAGCGTACCTTCAAACACATTCCAAAG ATAGTCTTCACAATTTGCGAGAGAATCCTCCAGCTCTGCGACTGCCAGGAGGACAATTCGCCCTGCGAAATTAAATTCGAGGTGTCCAGCGCGTCTTTCACGCATCGGTTCATATCGCACGTGTTGGAGAAGCTGCGGGACAGCAAGGGGAACATCAGGCACTCTTATTCGTGGGCTGAGTCGCTCGCCGACTCGTCTCTAGATTTCTCCA GTTCCGCGAAAGCCTGCGCGAGTGGCAGCCAGGCGTCTTCGAGGGGCACTTCCGACGACATTGGACGACTGAGCGACGTGTTCTGCACCTCTCCGGATACTCCATCTTGCGACTCCACCTTCCCAG GTCTCGATGACAACTGCGTGGACGACGTCCTCGGCGACGGGATCCACTGTCAGGATCTCATCGATAACGATTGCTACAAGGAGATCCAGTCGCATATAGATCTGAAGGCTGCTGCTCAGAACGCAGCCTTCGAAAGCGTGAGCACGGAGGAAGCCATCAGAGCTTTGATCAGGGACAACGCAACGTTGCCTGATAAGACGAAGAAACGTTTGCAGAATTACCAG GCGGATCTGAACAACAGATCGACAGCCTGGCAAAGGCTGCAGCTGGAGACCGACCTAGACGTCTTGTCAGGACTGCTGTTCGAATGGCTGGAGACGTTGAAGCGACCGTTGCTCGACATAGACAGTCTAAGTTACATCGTCGTCTGGAACTCGAGGCCTCAGCGATGCCTCGAGAAGTTGCCGGCCTGCAACAGATACCTGTTAGAGTATCTCCTTCGATTCATCACTCGACTGAGGCCGATGACAGCCGAGAGCCAGAGTTTGCTAACGAAACGCTTCATGGCCACCCTCACGCAACAGAGTATCTGGATCAAGAGTGCCTTCTATCCTTCCA ATAAGAATTTCCATAAGCTCCGCCGGGGGACCGCGGCGAAGCTCAACGAATTTTTCATCAGGCTGATGAACCTGATCGAGGAGGTGAACACGCAGGAAACGGAGAAACCCTCGTGGACGTCCAAATGGGAATTGGTGTCCAACCAATTGGGGCAAATCGACACGAAGGACGAGCAGGCGATTTGCTCCGATTAG
- the LOC116423885 gene encoding DNA helicase MCM9, producing MLEDYLLKCHREQLEEILDAMDVNIFYSIYINFVSLFEDDVEVAQKILQRPRYYLPLCDEGAVKAQEEIAKPEQLVKRKVHVRVTAVPFTVDQCPIGQLVSISGIAVRVSQPTVLKVVQRYNCKKCKHITKLKYEWETQKFTDITDCEECQAPNIKPLTGFDVEDSSDCQELRVKDKNKVDSTRSFTEELQIILLDDLVDKCIPGDNVEISGVIVRVWGPLEVGERLEATTIMLANSVSVRRKVSETFSSQSMKDLFKKYWEQNSDNPLIGRDNIVASICPQLYGMYLAKLALAVVLAGGVSKSNEGTRVRGEPHLLLIGDPGTGKSQLLKTASRLAARSVLTTGIGSTAAGLTATAVRDSNGWHLEAGALVLADGGVCCVDEFTTMNSQDRTSVHEAMEQQTISIAKAGLVSTLNSRCSVIAAINPSGGRFDDDEEWETKLGDPLMSRFDLILLLKDNRNEEWDRLTSDHILKAACENNEVPAPMELNKYIESLDTDGVWKEDALREYFAHVHSLQPEMTKEAELVLRTAYLYHRSRPGRREERTTVRLLDSLIRLAEGHARLMYRSKVELMDAIFVVKLIGTGHSSKADTGGSFPEDPMATYQSEGIHYSFLQSLNKIIAPKERSRLFLIAGRIILRTIGLEQLENLL from the exons ATGCTCGAAGATTACTTGTTAAAATGCCATCGGGAGCAGTTGGAAGAAATATTGGATGCAATggatgttaatattttttactcgaTCTATATAAA CTTCGTGTCGTTATTCGAAGATGACGTCGAAGTGGCACAGAAAATACTACAACGTCCTAGATATTATTTGCCACTTTGCGACGAAGGCGCTGTAAAAGCGCAGGAAGAGATAGCAAAACCAGAGCAACTTGTAAAACGAAAA GTTCACGTCAGAGTTACCGCTGTACCTTTCACAGTGGACCAATGTCCAATCGGTCAACTAGTCTCGATAAGCGGTATCGCGGTAAGGGTGTCACAGCCGACAGTGCTAAAGGTTGTTCAAAGATACAACTGCAAGAAATGCAAGCATATTACCAAGTTAAAA TACGAATGGGAAACACAAAAATTCACGGACATTACAGACTGCGAAGAATGTCAAGCACCGAACATAAAACCCCTCACAGGTTTCGACGTAGAGGACTCGTCGGATTGCCAGGAATTAAGAGTAAAA GACAAAAATAAAGTAGATAGCACTAGGTCTTTCACCGAAGAACTGCAGATCATCTTGCTGGACGACTTAGTAGATAAATGTATACCTGGAGATAACGTTGAAATCAG CGGAGTAATCGTGAGGGTGTGGGGACCATTAGAAGTCGGCGAACGTTTAGAAGCAACCACCATTATGTTAGCGAACAGCGTCTCGGTGAGACGTAAAGTGTCCGAGACGTTTTCCAGTCAGTCGATGAAAGATCTATTCAAAAAATACTGGGAACAAAACAGCGACAATCCTCTGATCGGCAGAGACAATATCGTAGCTTCGATTTGCCCGCAATTATACGGGATGTACTTGGCGAAACTAGCGTTAGCAGTCGTCTTAGCTGGCGGCGTCTCGAAGTCCAACGAAG GAACTCGAGTACGAGGCGAACCGCATCTTCTCTTGATCGGTGATCCTGGAACGGGGAAGTCCCAGTTGCTCAAAACAGCGTCCCGCCTGGCTGCCCGGTCGGTTCTGACAACTGGCATCGGATCAACCGCTGCTGGACTTACGGCAACTGCTGTCAGA GACTCAAACGGATGGCACTTGGAAGCCGGAGCGTTGGTGTTAGCCGACGGTGGCGTCTGTTGCGTGGACGAGTTCACGACAATGAATTCCCAGGACAGGACCTCGGTGCACGAGGCTATGGAGCAGCAAACCATATCCATTGCGAAAGCTGGGTTAGTCAGTACTCTGAATTCGAGGTGCTCGGTAATCGCGGCGATCAATCCAAGCGGCGGTCGgttcgacgacgacgaagaatgGGAAACGAAATTGGGGGATCCCCTGATGTCGAGGTTCGACTTGATACTGCTGTTAAAGGACAACAGGAACGAGGAATGGGACAGGCTGACGTCGGATCACATTCTGAAAGCTGCCTGCGAGAACAACGAAGTCCCGGCGCCAAT GGAATTGAACAAATACATCGAGTCGTTGGACACCGACGGAGTGTGGAAAGAGGACGCGTTGCGGGAATATTTCGCTCACGTTCATTCTTTGCAACCGGAGATGACTAAGGAAGCCGAGCTGGTGCTTAGAACCGCTTATCTTTATCACAGATCCCGCCCGGGAAGAAGGGAAGAGCGAACGACAGTGCGATTACTTGATAGTCTTATCAG ACTGGCGGAGGGCCACGCTAGGCTGATGTACAGATCGAAGGTTGAACTGATGGACGCCATATTTGTGGTTAAGTTAATCGGTACAGGACATTCGTCTAAGGCTGATACTGGAGGCTCATTTCCGGAGGATCCGATGGCAACATATCAATCTGAAGGTATACATTATTCATTCCTACAgagtttaaacaaaataatcgcACCGAAGGAAAGATCAAGGCTATTTCTAATTGCAGGTAGAATAATACTGAGAACTATTGGCCTGGAACAACTGGAGAATCTACTGTGA
- the Scamp gene encoding secretory carrier membrane protein, with amino-acid sequence MSGFDENPFGEPNVNDPFSDPSIRRAVASTPASRGLEDYNPFAEQGSQGTAQVRGASNPPLYGGLGSTQQPAILQTSNPETPPPPYTRTPQQTVTAALGSNISPPLDQRPEPEWKARTEEDMRSSAYYPKRNWPPLPEKCCFQPCFYQDIEVEIHTDFQTTVKQLYRLWMFHGCVMVLNVIGGFVLLLSHGEFSTFGLGILYLILFTPFSFLCWFRPAYRAFQHDSSFNFMVFFFVFFFQLIVTAIQAIGIPGAGTCGIITAIRMFDSSASGIFVGLLLLFVALCFAAAAAGDLLLLTKIHRIYRSSEASVLKAQQEFATTFLRNEHVQSAASTVRAQMSNAATQPRY; translated from the exons ATGTCTGGCTTCGACGAGAATCCCTTCGGGGAGCCGAACGTTAATGATCCGTTTTCG GATCCTTCAATTAGGAGGGCTGTTGCTTCTACTCCAGCCAGCAGAGGCTTGGAGGACTACAACCCCTTTGCGGAGCAAGGTTCGCAGGGGACTGCACAGGTCAGAGGTGCATCAAATCCTCCACTTTATGGAGGGCTTGGTTCAACACAGCAACCAGCTATACTTCAGACTTCTAATCCGGAGACACCACCACCTCCATACACGCGTACTCCACAGCAGACCGTCACTGCAGCCCTTGGAAGCAATATCTCTCCTCCATTAGat CAAAGGCCAGAACCAGAATGGAAAGCGAGGACAGAGGAAGATATGAGAAGTTCTGCCTACTATC CAAAGCGGAACTGGCCACCGTTGCCTGAAAAGTGCTGCTTCCAACCGTGCTTCTACCAGGATATTGAGGTGGAAATTCATACAGATTTTCAGACCACAGTGAAGCAATTGTACAGATTGTGGATGT TCCATGGCTGTGTAATGGTCTTGAATGTCATTGGTGGATTCGTGCTGTTATTAAGTCACGGGGAATTCTCGACGTTCGGTCTCGGAATATTATACCTTATTCTGTTTACCCCGTTCTCGTTTCTGTGCTGGTTCAGACCAGCTTACAGAGCTTTCCA gCATGACAGCTCGTTCAACTTTATGGTATTCTTCTTCGTGTTCTTCTTTCAATTAATCGTCACAGCCATCCAGGCTATTGGTATTCCTGGCGCTGGAACTTG CGGTATAATAACAGCTATTAGAATGTTCGATTCATCGGCCTCGGGAATTTTCGTTGGGCTTTTGCTACTCTTCGTAGCTCTTTGTTTCGCCGCGGCTGCTGCCGGCGATCTTTTATTGTTGACTAAG ATCCATCGTATTTACCGTTCGTCGGAAGCCAGCGTGTTGAAAGCACAACAGGAGTTCGCAACAACCTTCTTGCGCAACGAGCACGTGCAAAGCGCGGCGAGCACCGTCCGCGCTCAGATGTCGAACGCCGCTACCCAACCCCGTTACTAA